Proteins encoded in a region of the Clarias gariepinus isolate MV-2021 ecotype Netherlands unplaced genomic scaffold, CGAR_prim_01v2 scaffold_30, whole genome shotgun sequence genome:
- the kcnj21 gene encoding G protein-activated inward rectifier potassium channel 4 yields MSGIKSQFGQDVEKQGIKLPKKWNDSSSKIPTDRTMVVGGGVAVGGGGVAVSGDCTEISRKRRQRYVEKDGKCNVHHGNVRETYRYLTDIFTTLVDLKWRFNLLVFTLVYTTTWIFFGLIWWLIAYARGDLEHTDDGEWTPCVANLNGFVSAFLFSIETETTIGYGYRVITEKCPEGIALLLVQAILGSIVNAFMVGCMFVKISQPKKRAETLMFSQNAVISMRDNKLCLMFRVGDLRNSHIVEASIRAKLIRSKQTKEGEFIPLNQTDINVGFETGDDRLFLVSPLIICHEFNESSPFWDISQEQLAREEFEIVVILEGMVEATGMTCQARSSYLDSEVLWGERFTPVLSLEEGFYEVDYDTFHQTYPTPTPTCSARELTELAKKGEGIPLPPLTPPILKQNQDPEEERGEGEWDEEEEEVESVSNGDVKKMDTEN; encoded by the exons ATGAGCGGCATAAAGAGCCAATTCGGACAGGATGTGGAGAAGCAGGGCATCAAACTGCCAAAGAAATGGAACGACAGCAGCAGTAAG ATCCCTACAGACCGGACCATGGTCGTGGGAGGGGGCGTGGCTGTAGGAGGAGGGGGTGTGGCTGTGAGCGGGGACTGTACAGAAATTTCTCGCAAGCGTAGACAACGTTATGTGGAAAAAGACGGAAAGTGCAACGTGCATCACGGGAACGTGCGTGAGACGTACCGCTACCTAACGGACATTTTCACTACCCTCGTGGACCTGAAGTGGCGTTTTAACCTGCTGGTGTTCACTCTGGTCTACACCACCACCTGGATCTTCTTTGGGCTGATTTGGTGGCTCATCGCATACGCCCGTGGTGACCTCGAGCACACAGATGATGGGGAGTGGACGCCGTGCGTGGCCAACCTCAACGGCTTCGTCTCGGCTTTCCTGTTCTCCATCGAGACGGAGACGACCATTGGCTACGGCTACCGCGTCATCACGGAGAAATGTCCCGAGGGCATCGCGCTGCTGCTGGTGCAGGCCATCCTCGGCTCCATCGTGAACGCTTTTATGGTGGGCTGCATGTTCGTGAAGATCTCGCAGCCCAAGAAGCGTGCAGAGACGCTCATGTTCTCACAGAACGCTGTCATTTCTATGCGTGATAACAAACTGTGCTTGATGTTCCGTGTAGGAGATTTACGCAACTCACACATCGTGGAAGCATCGATACGAGCCAAGCTGATCCGCTCCAAGCAGACAAAGGAAGGAGAGTTTATCCCGCTGAATCAGACCGATATCAACGTGGGGTTTGAAACTGGCGATGATCGGCTCTTCCTCGTATCTCCGCTTATCATCTGCCATGAGTTTAATGAGAGCAGCCCGTTCTGGGACATCTCACAGGAGCAGCTGGCGCGGGAAGAGTTTGAGATCGTGGTCATTCTTGAGGGAATGGTGGAGGCCACAG GGATGACGTGTCAGGCGCGCTCCTCGTACCTGGACTCCGAGGTACTTTGGGGAGAACGCTTCACACCCGTGCTCTCTCTAGAGGAAGGATTCTACGAAGTGGACTACGACACCTTCCACCAGACCTACCCTACTCCCACTCCTACATGCTCGGCACGTGAACTCACCGAACTCGCCAAAAAAGGGGAAGGTATCCCTCTCCCACCGCTCACCCCTCCGATCCTGAAGCAGAACCAAGATCCAGAGGaagaaagaggagaaggagagtgggatgaagaagaagaagaggtggAGAGCGTCAGCAACGGTGATGTGAAAAAAATGGACactgaaaattaa